The DNA segment TTGATACAGCTTGCCTGAAGAACTTAGTGTAGTTTTAAAGGCAACTCATGGAACAGGGAAGTGGTAAGAATTTGATGTATAAAGGCTCCCACCCATCAGCTGGTTTGGTGCTACCCATCACTGACCTCAGCTCAAGTCAGGTTGAATGTGTTTGTTGTTCTTTTCCCTTCAACCAACCAAACAGCACTAGGATTGCTCATAGTCTTTGCCCAGGTGTGTTAACCTGCCATCATCAAATGTTATTTTTAGTCCTCTAAGATGCAAACTGTGGGCAACATCCATGTCCATCTTGCCTGCACAACAGAAATCCACTGATGCACATCACCCATCTTCCATAAAGCCTTCCCTGCTCATTTGAAATATGCTTTGTTTATAAATGGAAATGCAGATAATGTTGCTTCAGACCCTGAATAACATAGGTATGTTCCTCTGTTTCAGATAGTTAATAGTATGATGCAATCCTCCATACCAGGCCCTCTCTAGAACTTTAATGAGAAATACAGCACTTTAACCTGTGGGAAAGATTCTACTGAGAAACTTTAGGAGGGGGAAGAATTATTCCGCCCCCCTCTCCTAGGCCAGTGACCTACCTATTCCTGCACAACTATTTTCAAACTCAGCCAGCCTACCCTCGTCACCATGTCAACTGCTCGCCATCTGCTTCTTCATATTCAGTATATCTCTGCCATCTGTTTGCCTTAAGACGGTGAAAAAGAACTGATCTGGCCTGCTCTTATTTGCTGCATGCAAATAAAGGACTGAATGCCTTCATGCATGGAATGCAATAAACAATTTCTTTTTCACAGCCCTTGAAGGCCAGCTGAAAAGGACTCTGACTTCTTTATGGGTAGAGTTTAATATGTCACGCCAAACACCACAAATATTTAAAGATGCTATGTGTCACCCCTCACATGTAAAGGAGTATGAAAGCACCAAGAACACAACGTCTTCAAAGCCTACACAGACTTACGCCTCTAGGCAAACATACATTTCCCAAAGACCGTGGCTGCAATCTATACACGCTTACCTGGGAATAATTCTGATTGAGCACAACAAGATGTACTTCCCTGTAAAAGTTTGTGAATAACGCTGCTATATGCAAGCCTTTCACTCATTTCCACACACTTTAAAACAGCTTGCCTCACTTGCTTgtgtaaaaggaaaaagaaatactgCTTACCATAAATCCAGGTTTTCAAGACAAGCTGTAGAATGGAATGGATCGGAACAGTTTTACAATCTAGGGCACATCAACATTGTTATGGTATATTATACGGTGTTTCAAACATGGGGAGCAAGAGAAACTATATTCACATTGGGCGGGGGACATTATTAATCATTGATCAaaaggttttttgggttttttaaaacattaacaaGATGCCCTGATTTGATTGAGCagcaacagataaaataaaatgtgatgtTCATTCTGAAAGGTCTGTAAAGCAGGTTGGCAAAAGCGTTTAACTCCTAAGTTATCTATTATTGAAGGATTTGTGCCTTAGTGGTAGGGCACATGCTTTCAATCAATGAGGGCCCAAACTAAATCCATTTAGATACCTTGGCAAGCTGCTGTCAATCAGATAGACACTACTGGTCTAGGTAGCTCCTTTACGCTGaatcaagccattggtccatgtagctcagtactgtcaacacttgctggcaacagctctccaggactCTAGACTGGGCatattctcagccctacctggagaggcaaaggattggaccttctgcatgcaaagcagatgctctactactgagctacaaccGGCCACCAATAAACCTTCTGCAACCTGATgccatccagatattttggactacgattcccatcagccccagccaacacagctgGAGAATGCCAGTTTGGGGGAGGGTGGTCTAGATGGCCCAATGGATGGACTCTACAAAACAGCTTCAGACGTTCCAACGTTAGTGCTGTAAGGATATTGCCTTACTTCCTCTGTGTTTCTTGAAACTCAACTGCTAATCTCAACTGCCTTTTGAATGAACTCTTGCTATGACTAAAAATCAACACCACAAATACAATGATGTAAAAGCACTTTGTAAACATCGAACAGCATAATACACCTGTTAAGGTGGCAGTGCTATGTCAACTCATTATAAGAGAGATACACAGAATGAGAGCTTGATCACCCAGGGTTGGGTTCCATAAAAATGCACTTCCAGGCCCCAAATGCCTAAACAGAGCAACTGTTGAGAATGCAGAAATGGGTTGTTGTAGCTTTTCTTAGATGGgctggcatccgtctgcctcaggagacaatggaacgGAGCACTTTCAGGAGTGAAGTCAAATCgatggagagttacagcgcctgctgtggctgtagagaccgatgatGGTAAACAGTCTGATAACTGTCTCTGGTTTTTTGTATTGATTGGGTTTCACGCAAATCACGCACCCAGCAAAGAACAGTTTGCAGCCTGACCACAAAGCCTGTGTCAATATGGGGTGGTGGAACCCATTGTATTCTTGAGCTTGTGAGATCATCAATAAAAGAGAACCGCAAGGTTCAATGCAGTTAAGGAACAGGGTATGGGTGAAGCAGGGATCAATCTAGCCTGACTGCTGTGGACTGGATAACTGCATTGCTGAATTGCACCACCTTGACAGTTAAATGATGGTGTGGAAATTTTATTAGAGGGAGATTTGGGGTCAACTGAGGGCAAGATACGCAACTTCAAAGTGTGCATCAGGTCACTCGTGTGTGAGCTACTAGCCTGGATTGAAGTGTCCTGCCAAGTAATCACATGAGCACTCTGCAACAAAGCATGAACTTCCATTCAGTCCATTACCACAAGCAACGTAAAATAAACTGTGTAGAGGCACAGTGAACTGCAATTGGTGATAGTAATGCAATATTCATAACAATTTGCCATGTAAATATAAGAAGGGTCCTGTTGAATCAGACTAAAGGCGCATCTAGTTGGGCatttgttcccacagtggccagctagatgactataggaagcccacaagcggaACATGAGTCCATTTGCACTCCTCATGCTCTTAAGATATATTTGCACTTCAGTCTGAATAGAGAAAGTCACtaacattttggggggtgggctggggtggggtgggaatgttttcaaatgttctcAAATGTCTTAGATTGTTCTAAGGCCCaaaccaagttacaagaaaagagatccggactaaatatcaggaaggactttctgttAGGAGTAatagctgttcagcagtggaataggCTCCCAGAAGacatggcggactctccttccttggaggttgctGAGCAGAGGTCAGATGGCCTGCATTGGGGGATTGGAATAGATGAccatcaggatcccttccaaatctacaattctatgattttatgatttcttcttctactactacatTTTATTAAGCAGACAAATAAAATCTAGCTTGCTGAAAATTTCAAATTAACAAGCATCTTCCTTACAGACAACATGAGATCTGATAAAATCAATGGCCATTGTAAGCAAACAGGGTGAGCATGAATGACAATATAAGCATGATTGGGAAGATATGGGAAATCTGCAGACTAAATAGGGTTTTTGACTAGAAAACTGTTATATGACTCCAAATAGGGAATCCTGAGAGGAATGACAGCCCCCACTGATATAGGAATCCCTATTCCTGCAACGGCACCATTTTTACCTCTGGATTTTAAATTGTATGCAATCTGCGCTGGGACCTGctgatggagggagggaagacacGTGGAAAGGTGGGCaataaaatcaatatgaatactaGCAAGAATAACTTCTAACTGAATATTCCACCCCACTTCATTCCACTTCCAGAAAAGTAACAGGTGAAACTTCTGTAGTGTAAAAACAGAGACCAGTGGcattttaaggctgcaatcctatacactcaTTTCTGGAAGTAGTCTCCATTGAActaatggagcttacttctgagtagacatggctagggaATGAGCTGTAAATCTCTCCTACTGCACTGCAGTATTTTCACCCAGGATCCCTCATTCTACTGATCTTATTTGTCTCCCTCAAGCCACCATTGTCCCACTGATCTGGCACTCAACTTTACACCAAACTGGTTCTGTTTAACACCCTTTGCCCTGATGCCTTAGTTCCCATCTTCCTAGGCCCATATCATTCCAAGGATGCCCACAATGGTCTCTCAACCCCAACCATTccaccttcctctccttcccccggTCTTTTATGGTTCACCTAATGTACCCGGTTCAGTTTGTTGTCATTAGGTTCCAATGGCCATTCATTCCCCGCATGCCCATTATTGCCAACTGGGGAAGGGGCAGCGGCTTGCGCAGCAACTGGTGGCTCGCAGCCAAGGAGGCCTTGGTGCCTTCCTGTCATATATAGTCCCTTGCTCATAAATCCCTCCTTTTGTCGCCGGCCAGCACCACTAATTACCTCCTAGCCTCCTCCTATCACTTCCTCGTTGCAGAGGAGTCAGCAAGGTGCACAGTCCTATCCCAACTTGCCCGGAGGaaaggaggcggcggcagcagcagcagcagcagcagcgtcgcCGCGTGTTTGGCCAGCTGCCCTGTGGCGCCCCGTCGGCGCGCGTGAGAGAAATAGGGCTCCTCCTCGGCTCGGCTCGGCTGCCTCATGCCCTGGGCACCCTCCCCCCGATGCCCGGGGCTGGGACGACCCCCGCAGGGAACCGCACGgacttcttccccttcttctcggAGTTCAGGGGCGCCAGCCGCGTGGCGCTCAGCGCCCTGGAGACGGCGGTGCTGGCGTGCATCTTCGCGCTGGCCCTGGCGGCCAACGCGTGCGCCATCCGGCTCCTGGCGCGCCGCAAGCGGAGGCTGAGCGTGGCCAGCTGCCTGGTGCTCAACCTCTTCTGCGCCGACCTGCTCTTCATCAGCGCCATCCCCATCATCGCCGTGGTGCGCTGGACCGAGAGCTGGACCATGGGCCACGCCGTCTGCCACCTGCTCTTCTACATGATGGGCCTCAGCGGCAGCGTCACCATCCTCTCGCTGGCCGCCGTCAGCCTGGAGCGCGTGGTCAGCATCGTCCGGCTCCGGCCCTCGAGGGCCTACAGAGGCAGGCTGGTGGCCGGACTCCTGCTGCTCATCTGGGTCGTCTCGGCGCTGGCCACCCTGCCCCTCTGCCTTTTCTTCACAGTCCAGCCGCTGTCCGGAAAGCACCAGGTGAGATGACCCTATAAAACAGACAAGGCggtcttttttttacaaaaggcaACCCTTTTACTGCCCAGATCCCAACACACATTTACTGGCATGCCACTGATTTTTGTGCAACTTGCTTTCGATTAAGTCTGCGTATGATATTAGCCTTTCCCGTTAGGCACAGTTCCTCTCACTCACACCAGTAAGAAGTTGACTCAGAAAGTCTGGCTATAGGTTTATGCACTTAGGGACAACACCATTGTACTCAGTAGGGCTTATGTCACGCGAAACATTTACAGAAGTAGCCTGCTATTATATATTTCTTAGGGCACACCTGCAAAATCCCATGCTACATGTTGATTTGGGGGGAAAACTAACAACCCAGATGTCCTGCCTTCGAGGAATGTTCATTGGTGGTCTCCCAAATTCACCCCTCAATTATGTACTGGAAGTGCAAGTGGGGAATCTAACTTGATTGCACAATGAAGTGTTGAAATAGGTGTTAGGGGATAATTGGTCCATGTGAAGTTAGTTCCACAAAGAGAGAGATTTATTGATTTCAAAGTAATGATCTATTCCACCCCCGCCTAAAGGTTTGGGGTGAATAACAATTGAAAAGCTTAAAATACAATTCAGTTAAGTCAGAATACCATTGCAGATAGGTTAACTGTCTCTGTAAAGCCAAACCATGTAGATATTCCGAAAGTTCTGCAAGCTTGAACTGTGATGAATCTCCAGAACAGATGGAGAGGAGATATAATTTCAGATTGCTCCTATTGTAAGGAGCAGCCAAAAAAAATCTCCCTTTGCTTATTGTTTGAGCTGTAAACCCACATTATAGTCTGCTGTTTGGGTTTGCTAACAATCCAGTGCAGCCCCTCCACATATAAAAGGTTATACAGTAGATTCAGCTATGTACACTTCTAAAATGCATCGAAGAAGTGcctcaggtaagtgtgcataggattgtagcctttgaCTTTAGAATGGTTTTGAAGTTAATTCATGCTTCCTGTGCTTTTGCATAGTTTCAGATTAGATATTTCACATCTCTATTGGTCAGAGTAGGGAGATATAACATGGGAGAGGTCAGAGACTGATTTTGCAGGGATAGCCAACGTGGTTCcttcagatggtgttggacttccaTCATCCACCTCCATTGACCATGTTGCTGGGAATTggtgtccaataacatctggagggtacactGTTGGCTACCCCTATTGTTGTGAATTGTGTGGAGGGACACAGCAGAAATCTCAGAAAAATCTTCAGTAGTCTATGAAGCTATTTTTCCCCTTCAAACAAGCAACACCTCTTGTATTCTTTTGGGGCTGTGCCAATCTGAACAAAGAGGAGTGTACTCATTTGAAGATGATGGATTTGTAGGGCTGGCTGACTGCTGTTGTTTGCTTTTATCAAGAGGCTGTTATTCTCCACCATGGTATCTCTGCTCCATAAACCTAAAGGGTCATGCAGGAGAACATGGCAACACGCGTCCACTGCTTGGTTGGCTTTGTCAAGCCCAAAAAAACATTTAAGACATGAAAACAGAAAGTGGGAGAAAACCCTATATTCTAGAGACCAATGGTAAATGGCCCGATAACTGTCTCTGGCATACAGGGCTTCAGGAAAAGCACAGGTATTGCTGAGATTTCAGTGGTGCTCTCCTAAGGCAAGGCTGGTTATTATCAAATCCTTTGAGTCCTTCACTGAGAGTACATAGGGAGTAGGCGTATCAAAGGAGTTGGCGTAGGCTCAAATAAATTGGTTTTCGTGATTTTGAAACATGCAAGCTGACTTGAACACTTCGAGGGACGCCACATCAATGGGTAATTAAATGCAGAGAAATTAAAGAGTCCCTTTCAGGATTAGTAATTGATGCATGGCAATCTGAAGCAAGATTCCCGGGGTTAGAACTGGAAGAGACCCAAAACGTGCTGTCATCTAGTCTCCTGATGCAAAGCAGGATCAAGGTAGTTGGATCGCATTCCCAGATCAGTTTATGACAACCCGAGAAGGGCCTGGCACAAAAGGGCGCTTCTAGGCCAGCAGCTCGAGCTGACTC comes from the Podarcis muralis chromosome 6, rPodMur119.hap1.1, whole genome shotgun sequence genome and includes:
- the FFAR4 gene encoding free fatty acid receptor 4 isoform X1, which produces MPGAGTTPAGNRTDFFPFFSEFRGASRVALSALETAVLACIFALALAANACAIRLLARRKRRLSVASCLVLNLFCADLLFISAIPIIAVVRWTESWTMGHAVCHLLFYMMGLSGSVTILSLAAVSLERVVSIVRLRPSRAYRGRLVAGLLLLIWVVSALATLPLCLFFTVQPLSGKHQEVLICTLDWPSISGEIAWDVSFATVIFLIPGLVIVISYSKILQIAKESRRRLHAGMAYSEGHHIRISQKDFRLLRTLFVLMISFFLMWSPIIITILLILVQKFNPNVNLMPSLFFWIVAFTFSNSIVNPVLYNVSHFRHEWRKIFFCCPGPLGRKALATDTTLRQNNNRHFTVSAIST
- the FFAR4 gene encoding free fatty acid receptor 4 isoform X2; translation: MPGAGTTPAGNRTDFFPFFSEFRGASRVALSALETAVLACIFALALAANACAIRLLARRKRRLSVASCLVLNLFCADLLFISAIPIIAVVRWTESWTMGHAVCHLLFYMMGLSGSVTILSLAAVSLERVVSIVRLRPSRAYRGRLVAGLLLLIWVVSALATLPLCLFFTVQPLSGKHQIAKESRRRLHAGMAYSEGHHIRISQKDFRLLRTLFVLMISFFLMWSPIIITILLILVQKFNPNVNLMPSLFFWIVAFTFSNSIVNPVLYNVSHFRHEWRKIFFCCPGPLGRKALATDTTLRQNNNRHFTVSAIST